The DNA region GCCGTCGCGGTGGATCGCCTGCACGACCTCGAAGACCTGGTCGACCACCGCCGGGGCCAGGCCGAGCGAGGGTTCGTCGACCAAGAGCAGCCGCGGCCGGGCCATCAGCGCCCGCCCGATGGCCAGCATCTGCTGCTGCCCGCCCGAGAGGGAGCCGGCCAGCTGCCGGTGCCGTTCGCCGAGGATCGGGAAGATCGCGTAGACACGCTCGAGGCTCTCGCTCCGCGCGCGGCGCGCGGCCCGCCGGTAGCACCCGATCTCGAGATTCTCCTCCACGGTCATGCCGCCGAAGAGCCGCCGGCCCTCGGGAATGATCGCGACACCGCCCTGGCACACCTCCTGGGGGGTGGTGTGCGTGACGTCGACGCCATC from Candidatus Rokuibacteriota bacterium includes:
- a CDS encoding ABC transporter ATP-binding protein, with the protein product MLEAEGLHVGYGDAPALWDISLTVGDGELVAVVGPNGAGKTTLINAIARLLPIRRGRVRLDGVDVTHTTPQEVCQGGVAIIPEGRRLFGGMTVEENLEIGCYRRAARRARSESLERVYAIFPILGERHRQLAGSLSGGQQQMLAIGRALMARPRLLLVDEPSLGLAPAVVDQVFEVVQAIHRDG